In Oscillatoria acuminata PCC 6304, a single window of DNA contains:
- a CDS encoding cytochrome P450: MKLPAGPRVPFFLQSLQMIANPIAYLERNASRYGDPFTLHLLGGNSPPVVFLSHPEGIQQIFTSAAGAFELGKITDPFRPLTGSQSLIMQDGAKHQGTRQLLMPPLHGERLQTYGNQICDITSEAIAHWQPGSNLNLRQALSSISLKTILRVVFGMNPGERAHRLELLIEPFLESVNSTLNSVQFFWNPLQQDLGPWSPWGKFLRQQQQIDELIYAEIRDRRGQTDGSDVLSMLMSAQDEAGEAMGEAELRDQLITLLLLGHDTTASALTWAFYWIHQDSEVRSQLVEELDSLGSHPNSMAVAQLPFLQAVCQEALRLYPIALISQPRVVKESVEIQGYEFPPGTVLVPCIYLAHRRPEVYPEPLAFKPQRFCDRKFSPYEYFPFGGGSRSCIGMALAMYEMKLVLATVLSRYELALCDQGPIRPHRRGITFVPSANFQLVMKQRRSAVLSVASR, encoded by the coding sequence ATGAAGTTGCCAGCAGGCCCTAGGGTGCCATTTTTTCTGCAATCGCTACAAATGATTGCCAATCCAATCGCCTATTTGGAACGGAATGCCAGTCGCTATGGTGACCCTTTCACCCTGCATTTATTGGGGGGAAACTCTCCCCCGGTGGTGTTTTTGAGTCATCCAGAGGGGATTCAACAGATTTTTACCTCGGCGGCAGGGGCATTTGAGTTAGGCAAAATCACCGACCCTTTTCGCCCTCTCACTGGGTCCCAGTCCCTGATTATGCAGGATGGGGCCAAGCATCAAGGAACGCGCCAGCTTTTGATGCCGCCTTTACATGGGGAACGGTTGCAAACTTATGGCAACCAGATTTGTGATATTACCTCCGAGGCGATCGCCCATTGGCAACCGGGTTCTAATCTGAATCTGCGTCAGGCCCTATCGTCGATTTCCCTAAAAACAATTTTGCGGGTGGTGTTTGGCATGAACCCTGGGGAACGAGCTCACCGACTCGAACTCCTGATTGAACCGTTTTTAGAGTCGGTGAATTCTACCCTCAACTCGGTGCAATTTTTTTGGAATCCGTTACAGCAAGATTTGGGTCCCTGGAGTCCTTGGGGGAAATTTCTGCGCCAACAGCAGCAAATTGATGAGTTAATTTATGCCGAAATTCGCGATCGCCGGGGTCAAACTGATGGCAGTGATGTCCTTTCCATGCTGATGTCGGCGCAAGATGAGGCAGGAGAAGCAATGGGGGAGGCGGAATTACGCGATCAATTGATTACGCTGCTGTTGTTGGGTCATGATACGACCGCATCGGCCCTGACTTGGGCATTTTATTGGATTCATCAGGATTCTGAGGTGCGATCGCAGTTGGTAGAAGAATTGGATAGTCTGGGGAGTCACCCCAACTCGATGGCAGTGGCGCAATTGCCGTTTTTACAAGCGGTTTGTCAAGAGGCCCTCCGTCTGTATCCGATCGCCTTGATTTCTCAACCCCGGGTGGTGAAGGAATCGGTGGAAATTCAGGGGTATGAATTTCCACCGGGGACTGTGTTGGTTCCTTGCATTTATTTAGCCCATCGGCGTCCGGAGGTGTATCCAGAACCCTTGGCATTTAAGCCGCAGCGGTTTTGCGATCGCAAGTTTTCACCCTATGAATATTTTCCCTTTGGCGGAGGGAGTCGCAGTTGTATCGGCATGGCCCTAGCGATGTATGAGATGAAGTTGGTCCTGGCAACGGTCCTCTCCCGCTATGAATTGGCCCTGTGTGATCAGGGACCGATTCGCCCTCACCGACGGGGGATTACCTTTGTCCCTTCGGCTAATTTTCAATTGGTTATGAAACAGAGGCGATCGGCTGTTTTGTCCGTAGCTTCACGATAG
- a CDS encoding isochorismate synthase — MLVVPSDTNMKPDRKDLYQFLVACQQVSVEKECPQIATLSLELPPLDPLAVLQAIAQPEDPHFYFENGNKGEAIAAIGAAITFHVPSGSARFVKAQTFIQSCLANTITTGATDLPFAGPHFFCNFTFFDDLRPPESAFPCATVLLPRWQVARCRNRSVFVANFSLSPRDNIKALHQDLCNKLTQIRWANSRWLDPVNFPNQSLQNHDFKPTANFKKSVYSALNRINNKTLNKIVLADAIDLNFPLPINLVKSLNNLRRLYPDCYTFATGNGGGTNFIGASPERLLAIYNHQLITDALAGSAPRGKTSAEDVELAKLLLSSDKEIHEHRVVIDFICDRLTRLGLTPNVPPQLLLLQLSNIQHLWTPIQATLPPGIHPLDILADLHPTPAVAGVPRDTACQEIRQYEAFDRGLYAAPLGWIDGYGNCEFIVGIRSALIEGDRARLYAGAGIVAGSDPDKELAEVQLKLKTLLKALV; from the coding sequence ATGCTAGTTGTACCGTCTGATACCAACATGAAGCCAGACCGCAAGGATCTTTATCAGTTCCTTGTCGCTTGTCAGCAGGTATCCGTTGAGAAAGAATGCCCCCAGATTGCCACCCTATCCCTGGAACTTCCCCCTCTGGACCCCCTAGCGGTTTTACAGGCGATCGCCCAACCGGAGGACCCACATTTTTATTTTGAAAATGGCAATAAAGGGGAAGCGATCGCGGCGATCGGGGCGGCAATCACCTTTCATGTCCCCTCGGGTTCCGCAAGATTTGTTAAAGCGCAAACCTTTATCCAATCCTGTCTGGCGAATACCATTACCACCGGGGCCACGGACCTGCCGTTTGCCGGACCCCACTTTTTTTGTAACTTTACCTTTTTTGACGACCTGCGCCCCCCAGAATCGGCCTTTCCTTGCGCCACGGTGTTATTACCCCGGTGGCAAGTCGCCCGATGTCGCAACCGTTCGGTGTTCGTCGCCAACTTTTCCCTATCCCCCCGAGATAATATTAAAGCCTTACATCAAGATTTATGTAATAAACTCACCCAAATTCGTTGGGCCAATTCTCGCTGGCTAGACCCAGTAAATTTTCCCAACCAATCTTTACAAAATCACGATTTTAAACCCACAGCCAATTTTAAAAAATCCGTTTATTCCGCCCTGAACCGGATTAACAACAAAACTTTAAATAAAATTGTTTTAGCCGATGCCATTGATTTAAACTTTCCTCTTCCCATCAACCTCGTCAAATCGCTCAATAATTTACGCCGACTTTACCCCGATTGCTACACCTTTGCCACGGGAAACGGCGGCGGGACTAATTTTATTGGGGCCAGTCCCGAACGCTTGCTGGCGATTTATAATCACCAATTAATCACTGATGCCTTAGCCGGTTCTGCCCCGCGAGGGAAAACCTCAGCAGAAGATGTAGAATTAGCCAAACTGCTGTTATCCAGCGATAAAGAAATTCATGAACATCGAGTGGTGATTGATTTTATCTGCGATCGCCTGACTCGGTTAGGGCTAACTCCCAACGTCCCCCCGCAATTGTTGTTATTACAATTATCCAATATTCAACATCTCTGGACCCCCATCCAAGCCACTTTACCCCCCGGCATTCATCCCTTAGACATTTTAGCCGACCTCCATCCCACTCCCGCAGTGGCTGGAGTTCCCCGGGATACCGCTTGTCAAGAAATTCGACAATATGAAGCCTTCGATCGCGGCTTATATGCGGCCCCATTAGGCTGGATTGATGGCTATGGGAACTGTGAATTTATTGTGGGTATTCGGTCCGCTTTAATTGAAGGCGATCGCGCCCGCTTATATGCTGGGGCTGGAATTGTCGCCGGGTCCGACCCAGACAAAGAATTAGCCGAAGTGCAACTCAAACTCAAAACCCTGTTAAAAGCCTTAGTTTAA